Below is a window of Onychostoma macrolepis isolate SWU-2019 chromosome 06, ASM1243209v1, whole genome shotgun sequence DNA.
AATAAATCAAAGTACCTCATAATTGACTTTGATTCTGATAGAATTTCCTGCTCTTACAACCATGAAGTCTACAGGATCTTTGAAGTGGGGCCTGACTGAAAATTAATGGATAGAAAgtagaaagaaagacaaaatgttcaattcagttcaaactTGTACATTTATATTCTCTTTTAAGAAACTATTATGAACAGAACTTACTGTTGGGGTTTTTAGCGCAGACCATGGCAGAGGGAGCGCTGGGTTCTCCAGGCCCAGACATATTAATGGCTGACACTCTGAACTCATACTCTGACCCCTCAGAGACATCCTTCACTGCATACTTCAGAGCTGTGCGAAGCAGATTATTTTAATTGTCATAGTTGCACGTCAAGTAAAGCCAGTGACTTGATAACCAACATGTCTGGAGATGCATAATTAGTCTACTGTTATCTGCTGGTGGAGCCATTGTGCTCATTAAGAAACAGGTTTGAATCTAGCCTTTTTCACGtagagattttattttatttttttgaaaaaaattgtcagttttaataaaaatggtaTGAGTATTTATAAAAGGAAATCAAAGAcagttattaattataattataggtGAGATTGTGTTAATTCCATTAGGAGACGGGATCATTTGATAGCAGTGTATTCCTGGAATAAATGAAGAGTCTGTATTCTTCATTTGTGAGATAAGATCATCAGAACAGAAAACAACTGTGCTTGAATTAAAGGAAAAGTTTCCAGTTAACGAGACGTGGTTGGTGACAGCGGTTCGGTTTCTGGTGTGACCAAGCAGCTGGGAAAATATGATGGAAATAGAGAGGCGGTAAGCTCTTGAAAATGACTGGAGGTTTCTGTGAGAATTCATAAGAGGTGCCTCAGGTAAAGTGCTAGACCATTTAAAGCCTTACCAGGGGCTATTATAGGATTTCAGTGTTAGGGGGTCTGAACCTCTTACCTGGTCATGAGTTGTTGTGGCTTAGAGAAATATTTCTTGCTTTGAGAGTTGCAGGTTTGAGTCTTGCTCCAttgactttgttttttaaatgcacccaataaattaaaagaacatATCAATAACCGTAACACATTTAGTCGATTTCACTTGGAGGGCAAGAGTTTGGATGAGAGATAGAGCGTACGTCTGAGAGCCTTGAGCAGGGCTTTCTGTGCCTATTTCACACTGACTAGAGGGAAGgataatatttaacatatttttttgtttaaaaaaatgtctggTATGGAGGATTCTGAGTGAAATAACCTCAGACAGCTTACGGTAGCCAATGTTTTCAGCAAATGTGAGGATACAGTAAATGGtataattacagtttttaagGAGGATTTCATGTCAACAGTTAAAATAATGATGACAAGTTGCAGCTTGATGTGCTCAAGTGTTTGGCTAGAAAGTACTCAtgaaacactgttacaaaataCTGCATATTTATTCTATTCTAACATAGAAAATGTTTAAGTCAAGTGAAAGTTTTATACATCTCGGAAAACATCTAAATGAactagttttatttaaattataaatattgttttatatattatttataatgtatggCAGGATCAGCCTGACCAAATAAGATTTCACCAATGGACTTAAAGTAACAACGCAgtttgacattttattattattattttttttttacaaatgctacAGTACTTATGTGAAGATCAAAGACTTTTTAGTCAGAAGTAATATGTTATGGTCAtataagaaagtttagaccctCTCATCCAAAGCGCCATTTACTTCTTCTTTTAGCTACCCTTGTAGTAATGAATAATCTGAAGTTTTATCTGAATTAAAGGTCATTTAATCATAAAACTATTGTTTCCTAATTACATAGATTAAAAGTACAgaaaaatcatttacatttacattgaaCCTTGctatcttcaaattaatgtctTCTCTCTGAGATTCAAACCCTATAATTCTTGTTTAATTGTAACCTAAAGATACACCGTAATTACAATCAAGGTTTTCCAGTTCACTTACTATACATTCATCTGGTTTATTAGCTGGAAAGTTCATGGCATTGATGTCACTTTAGCTATGTCCACTCTTGATTTTTACTTGAACAACTATATAAAGCTGAATGATAGGGTATGAGAAGTGTTGAATAGCTTATTAAAGCATGCAACTCTTGTCTAACTGTTGATGAACCAGAAACCCTTTGGTTTTGAAAGTGAAGTTCTCAGTAATTGgaaaaaaaaccaacaaaaaaaacccagacTCGATGGAATAATGTACCCGAGGCGACATTTACAGGTATGTAAAATGATATTATGCATGTTTTGTTACACTTTGAAAGTGAAATATCCAGAAACTGAGttaccgagcaagtttactatgtcaGAAAATCCATACATATGAATCTAGTTATGTGCGTCAAAATGTAGCAGTTTACAAGTCATGCACTAAAGTGTTTTGAGATCATAGTATTGTGCAATGAACTGTAATTTAAAATCTGCCCCTGTATGATCCTTCATGTGAAATCAATATAAATTGCTTACTTAATCTGAAAACAGCAGTGAATTGTATGCAAGGGTACATTTTTGGAGTAATGTAGACATGTAGGcagttttttggggggaaaatgTTGGGAAAACAGGTACCTGAAATAGGTTCCTTAGCTAGGTTCAGAGTCACCCAGTGGTTTGTATCTTTCTTGCGTTTCTCTAGCTGGTAGCCCAGTATTTTGGTTCCTCCATCTTTCTCTGGCGGAGTCCATGTTAGGTTGATGCAGTTTTTGAAAGTGCTGACCACCTTAGGAGGGGCGGGTTGACCAGGGTAAACTGCAGACAGTTTTGATACCGTACTTAAGTCAGAGCATTTggttaagtttttatttatttatttataatatgcataatttatGTTCAATAATCATAAGTACTCATGCAGTCTCTCACTCAGAGTTCCAGCCATGATGCCTTCTGTCTCCAGAGGATCACTGATACCCTCAGAGTTCTCAGCATAGATTCGGTATGTGTACTTCTTGCCATGGGACACGTTTCTGTCTCGAAAGGACAGGCGGTCAGCTGAATTATCGCACACTTTCTTCCACATACTCTGCCCCACTTGCTGACGCTCCACTAGGTAGTTGGTCACTTCAGAGCAACCGGTATCACTTGGTGGCTTCCATTTTAATTCAATGACAGAAGATGAGCTGTCAATCACTTCTACTGGGCCTTGTGGTGGACCCGGCTTGTCTGCAGGGGTACAAAGTTGTTTGAAATACTTAATGTGTCAGTTTAATGTTAATGTATGAGTCTGTATGTAAAAGGCAGAaggtttataaatatttatttcagaatacATTCAATATAATACTCAGTGGAGTAGAAACATACCGACCACAATAAGCCTAGAGAAGGCCTCTGCAGTACCAAAAGTGTTTTTAAGCTGGATCTTAATTTCCCCAGAGTCAGATTGCAGGCAGTCTTTTATCTGAAGACGGCTCTGGTTTAGATCTTTTACTACTTTTATGCTGCCACCATCAAAAAGTTCAGTGCCGTCCTTAAACCAGCTGATCTCTGTCGGGTCTTGAGGAGGTAATGGCATTTTAAAGGAAGCAGTCTGGCCAACTTTAACTACCACATTTTTGGAGAACTTGTGTAGGTCATCAGCGTCGAATTTAGGAAGatctgtaatatttaaaaatgttttcatcacCGGTTCAACATTAACAATTACTCATTGTTTTAACAAACACATATGAGTCTGTTTTCTCTATAGAATATACAAAAACTCATTTGCATGTTATAGTAATATACTGTGTCAttgtaaaatggaaaataaataacaataccTCCAGCTGTTGTCATGGCGTCGGTCTCGCACTCTATCACTTCAGCCTGATTCTGTCTTGAGTCTGAATCTTTGCTGCTTTGTATTGCTAACTTTTGTGTACCTCCATCTTTAGATATGCTTGCTTGATCTTTAGAAGACAACTAGCAAAAGTGATAGATGCAATATAAAGATCAATTACCAAAGACATTTTAGAGCAATTAATAAATCAATAGAGTGTATACTAATTCACCTTCTTCCCATCCTTATTGGATTTGCTGCCTTTTAAGTTACCGGCAAGGTCTGCTGATTCCATACCTATAATATGCAGAGAAAtgttaatgtataatataattattgatataataataataattattattatttattattattgttgttatttaatgCCTTTTGCACAGCTCATGTTAGCTtcacaaacaaataatataaacaaacacaaatggaTCTGGAATACATTAGAAAACTAAGCTGGATTCCGCCTTAGAGTGAGTGAGTAAattagttaataaataaataaataaataaaatgttattgtgATTTCTTGTTGATTGCagctttatttcttttaattgtgaatttatatctcacaatttgacTATTTCACAAATGTTCACAATGTTGTTCTTGAAATTGCAACTGTATATCAACTATATATTGCAGTTACAAGGACCGTGCATTTGATATAACTATttctttatctcacaattaccttttttttgtgtgagTCGGAAAGGgatttctttacaaaaaaacatcacatcAAAAAATGgtggtcagaaaaaaaattatattgtttcAAGACCATTGAGACTTGTAGAAGTTAAAAGAACCTTGTAGTGAATAAGACCGTTATATGAGGATATGACAATGTGAGGGTGATGTGGGAAGATTGTTTGGTGTGGGTGACAACTGATGCATTGCAATCCAAGTCCAATTAAGAGAGAATTGAAATAGTGGAGGAAAGAGGTTACGAAGGCATGGACTAGAGATTCAGTGTCTTGTGCTTAAAAGTGGGAGGTGAAATGCAGTATTGTGGAGGTGGAAGAACGCAGGTTTACCAAGGAAGTTAATGTTGGCTTGAAATGTTAAAAGATTGTTTATTAGTATCAACAGTAGTTATAGTGTTCATTAGTATTAACACCACATGTTGTACTTTCAGGCTGAAGCTCATTGCAAAAATTGCAATATGTCTTTTGATTACACTTTTAGGGACTAAGAATGTGATGCATTTTCAAacgaaagggttcaaatactgaaatgggtcacactttatattacgtggccttaactactatgtacttacatcaaaaaataagtacaatgtacttattgtattgcaaaacagttttactgctattgagatgggatatgggtaaggttagggacaggtttgatggtatgggtaggtttaagggtgggttaaggtgtaagggatgggtcaacagagtaattataaatgtaattacaaaaattaattacagatgtaactacatacaggcatttttaaaaatataagtacaatgtaaaaacatgtatgtacacaataagtgcattgtatcaaatgattaatttaaatgtaagtacatagtagttaaggccacctaatataaagtgggaccctgaACTGATATATAAAATACTGAACTTATAATGAACAATGAAAAATATGCAAGTTTGCAAGTTTAAAGCTTGCTAGTTAATCACAGAGTTACCAAATGGAAATTTATTAAGACAGTTGGCTAGATCAATTATATTTGAGTTATAAATCACTTGCCTAAACTGCCTAAATTACATCCCTTTGCCTGAAAGGACCATTAATCTTGTCAACTGTTCACCTCAGTCTCATCATGGGCTGTGTCATTCATACAGTGCCACACTGTGGCTAAATGTGAATATGGCACTGAAATAATGTTAGCGCTACACTTAAATCATATTAATTAAAGTCAATGTACTGATGAGGAAATTAATGGCTTTTGTATTTGAACAGTTATTATTTCTCATGTAGTGTTAAGTACACCATCAAATCTTATACCGGTTGAGTCTCCAGACAGCAGGGCTTCATCGGAACCCATAGTCACACCTCCACTTTTTGACATTTTCTCACCTGAAAATCCTGACAGTCATTATAAAATGATCATTTGTATGCACGAATATAGACATTCACCTCGATATTACTTCTGATTTTGGACTCTCATGTCACACTTGAAAATTTATGGATGTCACTGCATGATTAGAAATATCAATGCAACTATGGTGTCTTTATGTGGCAGAAGATAACATTTTCCTTATTTAATGAACTTGTGTGGTTCTCCTACCTTTCCCTGTGTCTTTTCCTCTAGTGTCTGTTACACTCCTCGCCAGCCCAGTGTCTCCAGAGCCATCTCTCCTGACCTCTTCTTCTGCTCTAGAACCATCTCCAGGAAAAGATGCAGAACCACTGCTGTccactgcacctgctgcctctttCTCAGCGCTGGCTGTTTTGACAGCCGCAATTCTCTCATCTCTTTCCTTCTGTAGCTTGACCTGCTGTTCTGCAGCGATCTTTGCCAGGTCAACACCTGCCCCTCCGGCTTGAGTTGTTTTTCGGGGTTTCTTTTTGCCTTTAGTATCTAGACTGTTATCGGCTGGTTCATGACAAAAGACATACAgaacatgacaaaaacaaaacagacaagaATATGAAATAAGCACAATATACAAGTATTATTAGATAAATTGCTGTAATGCGAACTTTAACAGTGTTGGGCAACCTGTGGTTAACAACACTAAAGTTATATTAAGTAATCATTCCATGGGCCCCGAAGTATAATCATCCTTGTGCAAGTGACCCCTATCCTAAAATTCAAAATGcagctatatatttttatatataaagacccaatttactttattaaatatttacattattactatGATTTTaggtttgtttatttgaatttatttcttatttatttcttatacatataatatgtataattaattaattatttatttaaatatgattttctattattttttaaatattccatcttaataatataaacatattatatttaaaacactgataaaaaaaaaaaaaaagaacttaaataaCATGCTTTTGAGAACCCTACTGGTGACTCATATGTGACTCATATGAATCAACTGATTGGCTAAAATGAATCAGACCATTCTAATCAATAAAGAGAGCATTCTTTGATAGTTTGTGTGGTTTTAGCTTCGTAAGGCTGCACAATAAAAATAGCTTGTTACTGGACAACAATCTTGAAAACATCTGATCTGATGTAActctactgaaaaaaaaaatgcagtttggTGGATTTAACTTCTTCCTCCCCAACACTAATCTTAGTCACTTGTTATAGTCAAattcaaagatattttgaaaatgatgagATCATACTGTACCTTCCACTATCAGCCAAGCGTTACTGGACTTGATTGCGGCCACAGCTGCATAGATGCCTTTATCCACCTGCATACAGTCCTTCACTATCAGCCTGTGGATCAGTTTGTCTTCGGACACAGTAATGTCATATTTGTCTCCGTGTTCTAATCGGTTGTTCTTTCCGACCCACATGATTTTAGATAAGGGTTTAGAGAGGACGCATTCAAAAATGGCATCCTCCCTCTCCATGGCTTTTACATCCTTTAACTTGACCAGAAAGTCCACCACTGGAACTACAGGAAAGTGTTATTGGTTACTAACAGTTGTAATCTGTTAAATATACTCCATCACAAACTAAGTAAGGTTGACTTTGACTTACT
It encodes the following:
- the LOC131542469 gene encoding immunoglobulin-like and fibronectin type III domain-containing protein 1, which produces MWKKSKVSDQTTTGQVGIKKKSKVPGVMITQFIEEIPAEKSHPDFIRKPIALTIQEGKLAIFKAIVVGDPIPTVTWARNNGDISDPQKYQTKFDPISGEHTIEMPNVSPDQADTYKCFATNEFGKAMVIVMLNVIKVGFKKNKANQESTATDPNELKAVLKRRSKVRPKTEARKDGEIDPKFWEILLSADKKDYERICAEYGVTDFRWMLKKLNEMKREREQEQAEFVKSISNLKHIDVNPDGSASFELDLNLLDASSRIFIYKDGEMIPYSQDLEVEMKHSLNQVGKKYIFTIRDLFPDDAGLYQLDVEDVNVFSTEFKIPVVDFLVKLKDVKAMEREDAIFECVLSKPLSKIMWVGKNNRLEHGDKYDITVSEDKLIHRLIVKDCMQVDKGIYAAVAAIKSSNAWLIVEADNSLDTKGKKKPRKTTQAGGAGVDLAKIAAEQQVKLQKERDERIAAVKTASAEKEAAGAVDSSGSASFPGDGSRAEEEVRRDGSGDTGLARSVTDTRGKDTGKGMESADLAGNLKGSKSNKDGKKLSSKDQASISKDGGTQKLAIQSSKDSDSRQNQAEVIECETDAMTTAGDLPKFDADDLHKFSKNVVVKVGQTASFKMPLPPQDPTEISWFKDGTELFDGGSIKVVKDLNQSRLQIKDCLQSDSGEIKIQLKNTFGTAEAFSRLIVVDKPGPPQGPVEVIDSSSSVIELKWKPPSDTGCSEVTNYLVERQQVGQSMWKKVCDNSADRLSFRDRNVSHGKKYTYRIYAENSEGISDPLETEGIMAGTLIYPGQPAPPKVVSTFKNCINLTWTPPEKDGGTKILGYQLEKRKKDTNHWVTLNLAKEPISALKYAVKDVSEGSEYEFRVSAINMSGPGEPSAPSAMVCAKNPNIRPHFKDPVDFMVVRAGNSIRIKVNYEGSPQPDITWLKNDEPVSPWVNIINVEESSTLVIPSSNYSDSGVYTIMAKNSSGQSSFDIEVRVADQPKPPGPVVLEQVVYGKVIITWTPSPDQEKDDRLHYMVAERDSSTRVWNTIADRLFCNTYTTSVQPGREYHFRIYAKNDMGLSDASKSPTWGVNELRVPLVPRSAAMITLERPPSILVPLKVHSPPQGFQLYMTCAVRGFPTPNVTWYLNNICINSNNSYYITNACGVCSMYIIRVGPEHSGEYKVVAVNPFGKAECSSKLKVRD